One window of the Eucalyptus grandis isolate ANBG69807.140 chromosome 6, ASM1654582v1, whole genome shotgun sequence genome contains the following:
- the LOC104430423 gene encoding uncharacterized protein LOC104430423, with protein MTQMEVSARTAPYGSWKSPITADVVSGASKRLDGISVDGDGRLLWLESRPSESGRSVLVKEPEKPGDEPVDITPKEFAVRTLCQEYGGGAFSISGDTLVFSNYEDQRLYKQSLHLKDSPPLPITPDYGGPSVCYADGVFDSRFGRYVTVSEDRREDSLNPTTMVVAVGLGEKDIQEPKVFISGNDFYAFPRMDPKNEKIAWIEWGHPNMPWDRTELWVGYISEAGDIYKRVCVAGRDPKHVESPTEPKWSPKGELFFITDRQNGFWNLYKWIESTNEVLPLYPLNAEFARPLWVFGMNSYEVIQSDKQKTLIACSYRQRGRSHLAIIDVLQSSLSLLDIPFTDIEDITSGNNCLYVEGASGVLPTSVAKVTFNDEKSEVIDFQILWSSAPDSFKYQSYFSLPELIEFPTEVPGQNAYANFYPPSNHVYQASQEEKPPLLLKSHGGPTSETRGVLNLSVQYWTSRGWAFVDVNYGGSTGYGREFRERLSGRWGIVDVDDCCSCAKFLVESGKVDGNRLCITGSSAGGYTTLAALAFRETFKAGASLYGVADLNMLIAETHKFESHDLEKLVGSEKDYYERSPINSVEKFSCPIILFQGLEDKVVPPDQARKIYAALKQKGLPIALVEYEGEQHGFRKAENIKFTLEQQMLFFARLVGHFDVADEITPIKIDNFD; from the exons ATGACCCAAATGGAAGTTTCGGCCCGTACGGCTCCGTATGGCTCTTGGAAGTCCCCCATCACCGCCGACGTTGTCTCCGGCGCCTCCAAGAGGCTCGATGGCATCTCCGTCGACGGCGACGGCCGCCTCCTCTGGCTCGAGTCCCGTCCTAGTGAATCGGG ACGCTCTGTTCTTGTGAAAGAACCGGAAAAACCGGGAGATGAGCCTGTTGACATCACGCCGAAAGAGTTTGCAGTGAGGACTCTGTGTCAGGAATATGGCGGGGGTGCTTTTAGCATTTCGGGGGATACTCTTGTTTTCTCGAATTACGAGGATCAGAGGCTATACAAGCAGTCCTTACACCTCAAAG ATTCTCCTCCATTGCCAATTACTCCAGACTATGGTGGGCCTTCAGTTTGTTATGCAGATGGAGTTTTCGATAGTAGATTTGGCCGTTATGTCACCGTAAGTGAAG ATCGGCGTGAGGACAGTTTGAATCCAACCACAATGGTTGTAGCTGTTGGCCTTGGTGAGAAGGATATACAAG AGCCCAAAGTATTTATCAGTGGCAATGATTTCTATGCTTTTCCACGGATGGATCCAAAGAATGAAAAGATAGCATGGATCGAGTGGGGTCATCCCAATATGCCATGGGACAGAACAGAGCTCTGGGTTGGGTACATCTCGGAGGCCGG AGATATTTATAAGCGTGTCTGTGTTGCTGGTCGTGATCCTAAACATGTTGAGTCACCAACTGAGCCTAAATGGTCTCCAAAAG GTGAACTATTTTTCATTACAGATAGACAGAATGGATTTTGGAATCTCTATAAGTGG ATTGAATCTACAAATGAGGTCCTGCCTCTTTATCCGTTAAATGCTGAGTTTGCTAGGCCATTATGGGTTTTCGGTATGAACTCTTATGAAGTTATCCAGAGCGACAAACAGAAGACCCTGATTGCTTGCAGCTACAG GCAGAGGGGAAGGTCTCATCTTGCAATTATTGATGTTCTTCAGAGCTCATTATCATTGCTTGACATTCCATTCACAGACATAGAAGACATA ACTTCAGGAAACAATTGCCTATATGTTGAGGGAGCATCAGGAGTTCTTCCAACATCTGTGGCTAAG GTGACtttcaatgatgaaaagtcAGAAGTCATTGATTTTCAGATTCTATGGTCCTCTGCACCAGACAGTTTCAAGTATCAGTCTTATTTCAGCTTGCCAGAGCTGATTGAATTTCCAACTGAAGTTCCTGGTCAAAATGCTTATGCAAACTTCTATCCTCCATCTAATCATGTTTATCAAGCTAGTCAGGAAGAAAAGCCTCCACTGTTGTTAAAAAGCCATG GAGGGCCTACGAGTGAAACACGAGGAGTTTTAAACCTCAGTGTTCAGTACTGGACTAGCAGAGGATGGGCCTTTGTGGATGTCAATTACGGTGGAAGCACTG GTTATGGCAGAGAATTCAGAGAACGGCTATCGGGTCGCTGGGGTATAGTTGATGTTGATGACTGTTGTAGTTGCGCTAAATTTTTG GTGGAAAGCGGAAAGGTGGATGGCAATCGTCTATGCATCACTGGAAGCTCTGCTGGTGGGTATACAACCTTAGCTGCTCTAGCATTTAGAGAAACTTTCAAAGCTGGGGCCTCCCTCTATGGC GTTGCTGATTTGAACATGTTGATAGCAGAAACACACAAATTTGAATCTCATGACCTAGAAAAACTTGTTG GATCTGAAAAGGATTATTACGAGAGATCACCTATAAATTCTGTTGAGAAGTTTTCTTGCCCCATAATTCTATTCCAAGGGTTGGAAGACAAG GTGGTGCCGCCAGATCAGGCTCGCAAAATTTATGCAGCACTGAAGCAGAAAGGTCTGCCTATTGCATTAGTGGAATACGAAGGCGAGCAGCATGGTTTTCGCAAG GCGGAAAATATCAAATTCACATTGGAACAACAGATGCTGTTTTTTGCACGTTTGGTAGGACACTTTGATGTTGCCGATGAGATCACGCCGATCAAAATTGATAACTTTGACTGA
- the LOC104447754 gene encoding uncharacterized protein LOC104447754, with product MEVMIPPSMEFDFNSARSSPQVSAPSTPKRFGDYFFSAPTSPARVADFYREFAEFSSENLSDPSSSSSCSATVPFVWEEKPGTPKSPQPKTFGREPVDYKDDGDDGFNFAFDLSKDSERQSLSAEELFDGGKIRPLKHPLKHPPRLQSNRSALTPPRSPLAPSPKSPRLQARGRSSSRARKESDPFEAAIENARRSAEPHQARGRGRLQGSNSGRRAARSLSPYRVSAYPWDEEEKQLTKQTPTSKPPCFPGPSASATSKGSSKKWSLKDFLLFRSASEGRATDKDPFRKYAVGALRKKEDAARNASFRSIDSPTGSISRRRGPVSAHELHYTVNKAVSDDLKRKTFLPYKQGILGRLAFNPAVHALANGFGSLYRQ from the coding sequence ATGGAGGTGATGATACCGCCGAGCATGGAGTTCGACTTCAACAGCGCGCGTTCCTCGCCGCAAGTGAGTGCTCCGTCGACGCCGAAGCGCTTTGGTGATTACTTCTTCAGCGCTCCGACCAGCCCTGCTCGGGTGGCCGACTTCTACCGCGAGTTTGCTGAGTTCTCCTCGGAGAACCTGAGcgacccttcttcttcttcttcgtgttCGGCCACTGTTCCATTCGTTTGGGAAGAGAAGCCCGGCACTCCGAAATCCCCGCAGCCGAAGACTTTCGGTAGGGAACCAGTTGATTAtaaagatgatggtgatgatggatTCAACTTCGCTTTCGACTTGAGCAAGGACTCCGAGAGGCAGTCTCTTTCGGCCGAGGAGCTCTTCGACGGTGGGAAAATCCGCCCGCTCAAGCACCCGCTCAAGCACCCGCCCAGGCTACAGAGCAACCGCTCGGCTCTGACCCCTCCGAGGAGCCCGCTCGCGCCATCGCCCAAGAGTCCGAGATTGCAAGCCAGAGGCAGGAGTTCATCGAGAGCGAGGAAAGAAAGCGACCCTTTCGAAGCAGCGATCGAGAACGCTAGGAGGAGCGCAGAGCCCCACCAAGCCAGAGGCAGAGGGAGGTTGCAAGGTTCCAATTCTGGCCGGAGAGCGGCCCGGTCGCTGTCCCCGTACAGGGTATCTGCCTATCCATGggatgaagaagagaaacagCTGACCAAGCAGACGCCGACGTCCAAGCCCCCCTGTTTCCCGGGTCCTTCGGCTTCGGCTACGTCGAAAGGGTCGTCCAAGAAGTGGAGTTTGAAGGACTTTTTGCTGTTCAGAAGCGCATCGGAGGGTCGGGCTACAGACAAGGATCCATTCAGGAAGTATGCGGTGGGTGCGCTCAGGAAAAAGGAGGACGCGGCGAGGAACGCGAGCTTCCGTTCCATCGACAGCCCCACCGGGTCGATATCGCGGAGGCGAGGCCCGGTCTCCGCGCACGAGCTGCACTACACCGTGAACAAGGCCGTCTCGGACGATCTGAAGAGAAAGACCTTCCTTCCTTACAAGCAGGGGATCCTGGGGAGGCTGGCTTTCAATCCCGCCGTCCATGCCCTGGCTAACGGATTCGGGTCCTTGTATCGGCAATGA